One stretch of Sulfurimonas sp. C5 DNA includes these proteins:
- a CDS encoding HAMP domain-containing sensor histidine kinase, producing MARQQSIRKNFLVQLLISSASLILIFSSLLYFYIEKSIYDEKRDELIHYAQNISNYKSIYDLGELPDNFLSLSVEVISLTTPLEQIDVYEKTIEQQTFLTLIYPFDIQNNVYLKLIKDITPTKRLLKKILNYIFIINIAGFLLVILYAVALSKMLAAPIRKLSQDLSNMNEHLMKPIQMDEIPQEFAPLAGTINHLIARIQTFVKYQKELFIGTAHELKTPLAVIKLKNQVTLIKKRPPEEYIEAIKTTNKTVDEMNIIVSNILNIGRQEGAQLDKPQQVDIIDLLQQKANDFKLLAENEGKTLEISFTPNVFMATIQVGLLNQIVQNFLQNALKFTPPDKKVILRSVQDDFGLLIEVIDEGCGIDESVDLYAPFKRQGNKSGVGLGLFLAKSAADALGAKISLKNREDGVDGTIASLQLNSQLSCIIPRK from the coding sequence ATGGCACGCCAACAGAGCATAAGAAAGAACTTTTTAGTTCAACTTTTAATCTCCTCTGCTTCACTCATTTTAATCTTTTCATCACTGCTCTATTTCTATATTGAAAAATCTATTTATGATGAAAAAAGAGATGAATTAATTCACTATGCACAAAATATCTCTAACTATAAATCTATTTATGATCTTGGAGAACTTCCAGATAACTTTTTATCCTTAAGTGTTGAAGTAATCTCTTTGACAACACCGCTAGAGCAAATAGATGTTTATGAAAAAACCATTGAGCAGCAAACTTTTTTAACTCTCATATACCCCTTTGACATACAAAACAATGTATATTTAAAACTTATCAAAGACATCACACCGACAAAACGTCTTTTGAAAAAGATTTTAAATTATATTTTTATCATCAATATTGCGGGATTTTTACTAGTTATTTTATACGCCGTAGCACTTTCTAAAATGCTTGCTGCTCCTATTAGAAAACTCTCTCAAGATCTTTCAAACATGAATGAGCATCTAATGAAACCTATTCAGATGGATGAAATTCCACAGGAGTTTGCACCACTTGCCGGAACTATCAACCACCTCATAGCTAGGATTCAAACCTTTGTGAAATATCAAAAAGAGCTTTTTATAGGAACTGCCCATGAGTTAAAAACACCCCTTGCCGTAATTAAACTCAAAAATCAGGTTACCCTTATTAAAAAACGTCCTCCAGAAGAGTATATTGAAGCAATTAAAACGACCAATAAAACAGTTGATGAGATGAATATTATTGTTTCCAATATTTTAAATATCGGGCGTCAAGAAGGTGCACAACTGGACAAACCGCAACAGGTTGATATCATAGACCTTCTACAACAAAAAGCAAATGACTTTAAGCTGCTTGCAGAAAATGAAGGTAAAACACTTGAAATAAGCTTTACACCGAATGTTTTCATGGCTACTATACAGGTTGGATTATTAAATCAGATAGTTCAAAACTTTTTACAAAATGCCTTAAAATTCACTCCCCCTGATAAAAAAGTAATCCTTAGAAGTGTTCAAGACGATTTTGGACTTTTAATTGAAGTTATAGATGAAGGGTGTGGAATCGATGAAAGTGTGGATCTCTATGCACCTTTTAAAAGACAAGGGAATAAAAGTGGTGTCGGTTTAGGACTTTTCCTTGCAAAAAGTGCAGCTGATGCACTTGGAGCAAAAATAAGTCTAAAAAATAGAGAAGATGGTGTTGATGGAACAATAGCTTCTTTGCAACTGAACTCTCAATTATCTTGTATAATTCCTAGAAAATAG
- a CDS encoding YfhL family 4Fe-4S dicluster ferredoxin codes for MALLINDECIACDACREECPTIAIEEGDPIYFIDPDRCTECVGVYDEPACISVCPVDCIVPDKDNVETIAELQFKYKNLDLEE; via the coding sequence ATGGCTTTATTAATTAATGATGAATGTATAGCATGTGATGCATGTCGTGAAGAATGTCCGACGATCGCTATTGAAGAAGGTGATCCTATATACTTCATTGATCCGGATAGATGTACAGAGTGTGTCGGTGTTTATGATGAACCAGCATGTATCTCTGTTTGCCCTGTTGATTGTATTGTTCCAGACAAAGACAATGTTGAAACTATTGCGGAATTACAATTCAAATACAAAAACTTAGACCTAGAAGAGTAG
- a CDS encoding Ppx/GppA phosphatase family protein yields the protein MAKRVSIIDIGSNSVRMVIYEKTSRFAFHLLHEEKSKVRISEHAYKHDGILQEIPMQRTFDALENFLKISESFKAKKVLCVATSALRDAPNKKDFVQKVREKLKLNIKIISGEKEAYYGAIACANLLPKQHNAMSIDIGGGSTEIAFIDANNVSYTLSLDLGTVRLKELFFDTDDLDGAKEYIRKELDKIPMKDLTTLIGIGGTFRAISSAIQKSQCYPLNKLHAFEYTQNTFKTYIKRILEADEKELSNLYIKENRFDVIKPGALILEIVIEKFAIENCITSGVGVREGVFLADLLRSSKHQFPANYNTSVKYILDAHLSDKQFSNNLTKLTKQIFDLTYEFFNLDYSYREKLSIAAKLYPSGSNIHFYSQNKHSYYIAQTALEYGFTHQDITLIATLMKFAKNKLPARSHIEKYQMLLPEEQILNPLSFLLSLSIILLSHRPRNIDFELSFKNGILKVSSQSNLYLAKDGVAKVQCFKDFQVVFNA from the coding sequence TTGGCGAAACGCGTTTCTATAATAGATATCGGTTCTAACTCGGTTAGAATGGTTATCTATGAGAAAACTTCCCGCTTTGCATTCCATTTACTTCACGAAGAAAAATCAAAAGTTAGAATTTCAGAACATGCCTACAAACATGACGGTATTTTACAAGAAATACCTATGCAAAGAACTTTTGATGCTCTTGAAAATTTTTTAAAAATTTCCGAATCATTTAAAGCAAAAAAAGTGTTATGTGTTGCTACATCTGCACTTCGTGATGCTCCCAACAAAAAAGATTTTGTACAAAAAGTTCGAGAAAAGCTCAAATTAAATATAAAAATTATTTCTGGTGAAAAAGAAGCTTATTACGGTGCAATTGCATGTGCCAACCTTCTTCCAAAACAGCATAATGCAATGAGTATAGATATTGGTGGAGGTTCTACAGAAATTGCTTTCATTGATGCTAATAATGTTTCATATACACTATCTTTAGATCTTGGAACTGTGCGTTTAAAAGAGCTCTTTTTCGATACAGATGATTTAGATGGTGCAAAAGAGTATATAAGAAAAGAATTAGATAAAATCCCTATGAAAGACCTTACTACCCTTATCGGTATAGGAGGAACATTCAGGGCAATTTCGTCTGCCATTCAAAAGTCACAATGCTATCCACTAAATAAGTTACATGCCTTTGAATATACTCAAAATACGTTTAAAACATACATTAAACGTATTTTGGAAGCTGATGAAAAAGAGTTATCCAACTTGTATATCAAAGAAAACAGATTTGATGTCATCAAACCAGGTGCACTCATTTTAGAAATTGTTATTGAAAAGTTTGCTATAGAAAACTGTATAACAAGTGGTGTAGGTGTAAGAGAAGGTGTGTTTTTAGCAGATCTTCTAAGAAGTTCTAAACATCAATTTCCTGCAAATTACAATACCTCAGTGAAATATATTTTAGATGCCCATCTAAGTGATAAACAGTTTTCAAATAATTTAACAAAATTAACAAAACAGATCTTTGACCTGACATATGAATTTTTTAACTTAGATTATTCATATAGAGAAAAACTCTCTATTGCTGCAAAACTATACCCTAGTGGAAGCAATATCCATTTTTATTCACAAAATAAACATAGTTATTATATTGCTCAAACAGCTCTTGAATATGGCTTTACACATCAAGATATCACACTTATAGCAACACTAATGAAGTTTGCAAAAAACAAATTGCCGGCAAGATCACATATTGAAAAGTATCAAATGCTTCTTCCTGAAGAACAAATACTTAATCCATTAAGCTTTCTTCTTTCACTAAGTATTATACTACTCAGTCACAGACCAAGAAACATAGATTTTGAGTTAAGTTTTAAAAATGGAATATTAAAAGTATCTTCACAAAGTAATCTTTACTTAGCTAAAGACGGTGTAGCAAAAGTACAATGTTTCAAAGATTTTCAAGTCGTTTTTAACGCTTAA
- the bamA gene encoding outer membrane protein assembly factor BamA: MKIFLSVLFLLFTSALSAEVVKSIKFNGMVHISESVALRMLGFDKGDDIDIKMVDKSIKTFFKQGYFNDIWTEFDNGNLEYYFKEKAIISKVEIKGYKENEDDFKSQVVQLKKGTLYDEKKIEAAKQRIIEAIAQDGKMDSVVEVETTYLENGSIQITFLINEGEEIIIDSLQYSGVYGLDSDDFDDVIANKEHQFMGWFWGRNDGKMHLRDLQYDNLRIRDFYMQHGYLDAKVNEPFVRVNFDSYKADMSYQITEGEQYTISKVSIHQEKKVVEDEKIEELLTLKPNEIFNIKTFRDDSEKIKTLIADQSYAFVQVVPDLKKNKKDKTVEVVFLIKPGNKVKIRNVTIAGNSRTLDRVVRRELYLGPGDMYSLTDLKDSRNAIGRLGYFDSTTIEEKRVDNQTMDLIVKVKEAPTGNVQIGGGYGSYGGLLISIGVSDRNIWGSGINVGLKAEKSQTSKNFSFNLSNPRLNDSDFSGNFSIFHSAYDYNDYSVTTDGATVGVGHKFSRYITGYLGYGYSENKYTFASDFNRSAYPTYYFEAYAKSGITVSLNWDSTDDYYLPRNGFILSQSFEKTGIGADADYLKSRTNFSIYQGLDEWIGFDAIFRYKARFYNILDNGNVPLAEKFYMGGIGSVRGYESYSLSPTVEDTTVTDGFRRIGGTQTFSNSLEVSFPVVPAAKMRLVTYIDWGFIADNISETTLLSNNISRAGYGAGIEWFSPVGPIQLMFANAISPKEKDKTQKFEFTMGQRF; this comes from the coding sequence ATGAAAATATTTTTATCGGTCTTATTTTTACTTTTTACATCTGCTCTTTCTGCTGAAGTGGTTAAATCAATCAAATTTAATGGCATGGTTCATATCTCTGAGAGTGTTGCTCTAAGAATGCTCGGATTTGACAAAGGTGATGATATTGATATAAAGATGGTTGATAAGTCGATAAAAACTTTTTTTAAACAGGGTTACTTTAACGATATTTGGACAGAATTTGATAACGGTAACTTGGAATATTACTTTAAAGAAAAGGCAATTATCTCCAAAGTTGAAATAAAAGGCTATAAAGAGAATGAAGATGATTTCAAAAGCCAAGTAGTTCAGCTTAAAAAAGGGACACTGTACGATGAGAAAAAAATTGAAGCGGCTAAGCAACGTATAATTGAAGCAATCGCTCAAGACGGTAAAATGGATTCTGTTGTAGAGGTTGAAACAACTTATCTGGAAAATGGCAGTATCCAAATTACATTCTTAATTAATGAAGGTGAAGAGATTATCATTGACAGTTTACAATATAGTGGTGTATACGGTTTAGACAGCGATGATTTTGATGATGTAATTGCAAATAAAGAACACCAGTTTATGGGCTGGTTCTGGGGTAGAAATGATGGAAAAATGCACCTTCGTGATCTCCAATATGATAATTTAAGAATCCGTGATTTTTATATGCAGCATGGATATCTCGATGCAAAAGTGAATGAGCCTTTTGTCAGAGTAAATTTTGACAGTTATAAAGCAGATATGTCATATCAAATTACTGAGGGTGAACAATATACTATTTCAAAAGTTTCTATACATCAAGAGAAGAAAGTTGTTGAAGACGAGAAAATAGAAGAGCTTTTAACATTAAAGCCGAATGAAATTTTCAACATCAAAACTTTTAGAGACGATTCTGAAAAAATTAAAACACTTATTGCAGATCAATCATACGCTTTTGTACAAGTTGTACCAGATCTTAAAAAAAATAAAAAAGATAAAACGGTAGAAGTTGTTTTTTTAATTAAACCGGGTAATAAAGTAAAAATAAGAAACGTAACAATTGCAGGAAACTCAAGAACACTTGATAGAGTTGTTCGTCGTGAGCTTTATCTTGGACCTGGAGATATGTACTCTTTAACTGATTTAAAAGACTCAAGAAATGCAATTGGACGTCTTGGATATTTTGATAGTACTACAATTGAAGAAAAAAGAGTCGATAACCAAACTATGGACTTGATTGTAAAAGTAAAAGAAGCTCCTACAGGTAATGTCCAAATAGGTGGTGGATATGGTTCTTACGGTGGTTTACTTATTAGTATTGGTGTAAGTGATAGAAATATTTGGGGGAGTGGAATTAATGTAGGTCTTAAAGCTGAAAAATCACAGACAAGTAAAAACTTTTCTTTTAACCTATCAAATCCTAGACTAAATGACAGTGATTTTTCAGGAAACTTTTCAATTTTCCATTCTGCATATGATTATAATGACTATTCTGTAACGACTGATGGTGCTACAGTCGGTGTAGGACATAAATTTTCTAGATATATAACTGGTTATTTAGGGTATGGCTATTCAGAAAATAAGTATACGTTTGCAAGTGATTTTAATCGAAGTGCTTATCCAACATACTATTTTGAGGCATATGCCAAATCTGGAATAACAGTCAGTTTAAACTGGGATAGTACAGATGATTACTATCTTCCAAGAAATGGTTTTATACTATCACAAAGTTTTGAAAAAACTGGGATAGGGGCAGATGCAGACTATCTGAAATCTAGAACAAACTTTTCAATTTATCAAGGTTTGGATGAGTGGATTGGTTTTGATGCAATTTTCAGATACAAAGCTCGATTCTATAATATTTTAGACAATGGAAATGTACCTTTAGCAGAGAAGTTTTATATGGGTGGTATTGGAAGTGTAAGAGGATATGAATCATATTCATTGTCTCCAACTGTAGAAGATACAACAGTAACTGATGGATTTAGAAGAATAGGGGGGACACAAACTTTTTCAAACTCATTAGAGGTTAGTTTTCCAGTGGTACCAGCAGCTAAAATGCGTCTTGTTACATATATCGACTGGGGATTTATAGCTGATAATATTTCAGAAACTACACTTTTAAGTAATAATATTTCACGTGCAGGATATGGGGCGGGTATAGAGTGGTTTAGTCCAGTTGGACCAATTCAGCTAATGTTTGCAAACGCAATTAGCCCGAAAGAAAAAGATAAAACACAAAAATTTGAGTTTACAATGGGACAAAGATTTTAA
- a CDS encoding prephenate dehydrogenase — MNVAIIGLGLMGGSLALSLKKLDFIDRVIGYDHNPEHQSTAMELQLVDAIATFEEVKQSDVIFLAIPVNGILRALEDLKTVPETTTIIDLGSTKEKIIEAVPQEIRKNFVAAHPMTGTENFGPKAAIEGLYEDKVVVLCNLEDSGEVQCDTAKRIFKALNMKKHFMKAKEHDRHAAFISHMPHAISYSLANTVLKQENKHNILALAAGGFRSMSRLAKSSPNMWEDIFRQNKDNILEAIELFETELSNMKTAIKNEEWDSVHKEMSDGNKLYDIFK; from the coding sequence ATGAATGTTGCAATAATTGGTTTAGGATTAATGGGAGGCTCTTTAGCATTAAGCCTCAAAAAATTAGATTTTATAGACAGGGTCATAGGTTACGATCACAACCCTGAACATCAAAGTACTGCAATGGAACTTCAATTAGTAGATGCAATTGCTACTTTTGAAGAGGTAAAACAATCTGATGTCATTTTCTTGGCAATTCCTGTAAACGGCATTTTACGTGCATTAGAAGATCTAAAAACAGTTCCGGAAACTACAACTATTATAGATTTAGGAAGTACAAAAGAGAAAATCATCGAAGCAGTACCTCAAGAGATTCGTAAAAACTTTGTAGCAGCTCATCCTATGACAGGAACAGAAAACTTCGGACCAAAAGCGGCTATTGAAGGTTTATATGAAGATAAAGTAGTAGTACTATGTAACCTTGAAGACAGTGGTGAAGTACAATGTGATACTGCTAAAAGAATCTTCAAAGCACTTAATATGAAAAAACACTTTATGAAAGCAAAAGAGCATGATCGTCATGCCGCTTTCATATCTCACATGCCCCATGCTATCTCTTACTCTTTAGCAAATACGGTTTTAAAACAAGAGAATAAACACAATATTTTAGCACTTGCAGCGGGTGGCTTTAGATCGATGAGCCGTTTGGCAAAAAGTTCTCCAAATATGTGGGAAGATATTTTTAGACAGAATAAAGATAATATTCTCGAAGCAATCGAACTGTTTGAGACAGAACTGTCAAACATGAAAACTGCAATCAAAAACGAAGAGTGGGATTCAGTTCATAAAGAGATGTCCGATGGGAACAAGTTATACGATATCTTTAAATGA
- a CDS encoding BatD family protein, with the protein MKNLGKIYILFLLSVSSLYAGVSASISPRVVAIGDVVTYSLKAEGSDITEPTIYQLCGQNIISSGSRTNIEMINTEYKKTRTFLYQFVAQKDCTIEPVEMQIDGNSVKSNSVDLKVKKQLGKAEKDFILEYDISKKDVYVGESVTLTLTLKQSHSVSVVDSKFLPSDFKGFWKKSESKPQRDEDGTYLLTKVQYVLTPQREGNITISPSELRVASRVNSNGWNPTFMPQVRWKSYFSNELTLHVKPLPNNAKLIGAFTISAEADKTTTNPNEAVNVVVKVQGEGNLEDIESFKPHISGVNVFDEKIDISNNTLTQKLVFVSDHDFTIPPFELVYFDTKTKKLKKIYTKLINVKVNGSTAKQQQQTLTIKKDETAEENTEKPVVTETKNDPIALVVAFVFGVLIGISIMIFKIGKLRKSDTQKISLKDEKLLLIKLLPYKDSDSDVKEIVEILEKNIYSIEKEKLDKVKVKEVFKRYGII; encoded by the coding sequence ATGAAAAACCTTGGTAAAATTTATATACTTTTTTTATTATCTGTAAGTTCTCTGTATGCCGGAGTAAGTGCTAGCATATCTCCAAGAGTGGTAGCTATAGGTGATGTAGTCACATACTCTTTAAAGGCTGAAGGGTCTGATATTACAGAGCCTACCATTTATCAGCTTTGTGGTCAAAATATTATCTCTAGTGGTTCACGTACAAACATCGAGATGATAAATACGGAGTATAAAAAAACTCGTACATTTTTATACCAGTTTGTAGCACAAAAAGATTGTACAATTGAACCTGTTGAGATGCAGATTGACGGTAATAGCGTAAAGTCAAACAGCGTTGATCTAAAAGTAAAAAAACAGCTTGGTAAAGCTGAAAAAGATTTTATATTAGAGTATGATATTTCAAAAAAAGATGTATATGTGGGTGAAAGTGTTACCCTGACTTTAACATTGAAGCAAAGTCATAGTGTTTCTGTAGTTGACAGCAAGTTTTTACCTTCAGACTTTAAAGGTTTTTGGAAAAAAAGTGAATCAAAACCTCAAAGAGATGAAGATGGCACATACCTGTTGACAAAAGTACAGTATGTGTTGACTCCTCAAAGAGAAGGAAATATTACGATCTCTCCTTCAGAACTCAGAGTTGCATCAAGAGTCAATTCTAATGGTTGGAATCCTACATTTATGCCTCAAGTACGTTGGAAAAGCTATTTTTCAAATGAGCTGACTTTGCATGTGAAACCACTGCCAAACAACGCAAAACTGATCGGTGCTTTTACGATCAGTGCAGAGGCGGATAAAACTACTACAAATCCAAATGAAGCGGTCAACGTAGTAGTAAAGGTACAGGGTGAGGGTAATTTAGAAGATATTGAAAGCTTTAAGCCTCATATTTCAGGAGTAAATGTTTTTGATGAGAAGATAGATATTAGTAACAATACTTTAACACAAAAACTTGTATTTGTAAGCGATCACGATTTTACGATTCCACCTTTTGAATTAGTCTATTTTGATACAAAAACAAAAAAGTTAAAAAAGATATACACAAAGCTTATAAATGTTAAAGTAAACGGTTCTACAGCAAAACAGCAACAACAAACATTAACAATCAAAAAAGATGAAACAGCAGAGGAAAATACAGAAAAACCGGTTGTGACTGAGACAAAAAATGATCCTATTGCTTTAGTAGTAGCTTTTGTTTTTGGTGTATTGATTGGTATTAGTATTATGATATTTAAAATAGGTAAGCTCAGAAAATCCGATACACAAAAAATTTCTTTAAAAGACGAGAAACTGTTACTTATAAAACTGCTACCTTATAAAGATAGTGATTCTGATGTGAAAGAGATTGTTGAAATTTTAGAGAAAAATATTTATTCAATTGAGAAAGAGAAGCTGGATAAAGTGAAAGTAAAAGAGGTTTTCAAGAGATACGGGATCATTTAA
- a CDS encoding VWA domain-containing protein yields the protein MTFLHPEFLYYMLPPVFVLFVLLLTQKESQAHFFAEEVMKKLRVSANTLTLRARNGLFFLMAVLMVVALAGPVIKDGEIEIQAKSADIILSLDISDSMLAEDLYPNRLKLAKHKALEVLKMAPNERVSVIAYAKNSYLVSPLSFDHSAVAFLLDKLDTDSITEKGTDILSMLEVVKNNIKSDKKKYLLVFSDGGDKEDFSKEIAFAKENNIVVFVIGIATSQGAPIKEENGEFIKQNGKIVISKLNEQISELAVKTGGVYIQGVNSNQDIQTMLNEIESIAKKKELKSKKIEKYIPLFYYPLGLAMIIFLIATSSMSKRKSVEVPASILLLVSLFFGTNAKAGVLDFMDLNDAKNAYEKKEYTKAQELYKNYAVQHKNDAGYYNSGNAFYKQKEYKKAIEQYNKAHFTDKDSQANKYANVGNSYAKIGDEKSLLSAIDAYENSLKIKDDKEVRENLEAVRKALEKKKQQQEQKKQNKKQDKNNQNDQNKQKNEQKNKQDQKNQDKQDQQNNKGNEQSENKEQKKDQQDKKQDQKKEEQNKNDQKSKQDSPQKKNEEKEDKLESQNSTAQAQHQNVMSDAEEKKWLKALNKQQKTFLYQLNQNQKVQRNEDEKPW from the coding sequence ATGACATTTTTACATCCTGAGTTTTTATACTATATGCTTCCACCGGTGTTTGTACTTTTCGTATTGCTGTTAACGCAAAAAGAATCACAGGCACATTTTTTTGCCGAAGAGGTTATGAAAAAACTTCGTGTAAGTGCAAATACTTTGACACTGCGAGCAAGAAACGGACTATTTTTCTTAATGGCTGTTTTAATGGTTGTTGCATTGGCAGGTCCAGTGATAAAAGACGGTGAAATAGAGATACAGGCAAAAAGTGCAGATATTATACTTTCACTTGATATATCTGATTCTATGTTGGCAGAAGATCTTTATCCAAACAGGTTGAAGTTGGCAAAACACAAAGCACTAGAAGTGTTGAAAATGGCACCAAATGAGCGTGTGAGTGTAATTGCATATGCAAAAAACTCTTATCTTGTTTCACCGTTGAGTTTTGATCACAGTGCTGTTGCTTTTTTACTTGATAAGTTAGATACGGATTCAATTACGGAAAAAGGGACTGATATTCTTTCAATGCTTGAAGTTGTAAAAAACAATATTAAAAGTGATAAGAAAAAATACCTTTTAGTTTTTAGTGACGGCGGTGACAAAGAAGACTTTTCCAAAGAGATAGCATTTGCAAAAGAGAACAACATTGTTGTTTTTGTAATCGGTATTGCAACTTCTCAGGGTGCACCGATCAAAGAAGAAAACGGTGAATTTATTAAACAAAATGGCAAAATAGTGATCTCAAAACTCAATGAGCAGATTTCTGAACTGGCAGTGAAAACTGGTGGTGTGTATATTCAGGGTGTTAATTCCAATCAAGATATACAGACTATGTTAAACGAGATCGAATCAATCGCAAAGAAAAAAGAATTAAAATCGAAAAAAATTGAAAAATATATTCCGCTTTTTTACTATCCGTTAGGGCTTGCCATGATTATTTTCCTTATTGCAACATCCTCAATGAGTAAAAGAAAAAGTGTTGAGGTGCCTGCTTCCATCCTGCTACTGGTTTCACTCTTTTTTGGAACAAATGCAAAAGCGGGTGTTTTAGATTTTATGGATCTAAATGATGCAAAAAATGCCTATGAAAAGAAGGAGTATACAAAGGCTCAAGAGCTTTATAAAAACTATGCCGTACAACATAAAAATGATGCAGGTTATTATAACAGCGGAAATGCTTTTTATAAACAAAAAGAGTATAAAAAAGCGATTGAGCAATACAATAAAGCACACTTTACAGATAAGGACTCACAGGCTAATAAATATGCAAACGTTGGGAACTCTTATGCAAAAATCGGTGATGAAAAGAGTCTTCTCAGTGCCATTGATGCGTATGAAAACTCTTTGAAAATAAAAGATGACAAAGAGGTGAGAGAAAACCTTGAAGCTGTAAGAAAAGCGTTAGAAAAAAAGAAACAGCAGCAAGAGCAAAAGAAACAAAATAAGAAGCAAGACAAAAATAATCAAAACGATCAGAATAAACAAAAAAATGAGCAAAAAAATAAACAAGATCAAAAAAATCAAGATAAACAAGATCAGCAAAATAATAAAGGTAATGAGCAAAGCGAAAATAAAGAGCAGAAAAAAGATCAGCAGGATAAAAAGCAAGATCAAAAGAAAGAGGAACAAAACAAAAACGATCAAAAATCAAAACAGGATTCTCCTCAAAAGAAAAATGAAGAAAAAGAAGACAAACTTGAGTCTCAAAACAGTACAGCACAAGCACAGCATCAAAATGTGATGAGTGATGCCGAAGAGAAAAAGTGGCTAAAAGCTCTGAATAAACAACAAAAAACTTTTCTTTATCAACTAAACCAAAATCAAAAAGTCCAAAGGAATGAAGATGAAAAACCTTGGTAA
- a CDS encoding VWA domain-containing protein, whose product MMVLALMSPVKDEPYELKPKKGYEIALILDTSESMAQRGFDMLNPGASRFDVVKNIVSDFIQKRQNDNMGLVVFGQYSFIASPLTYDKNILSSLVMQLHEGIAGKYTALYEGLAQGVHLLKESDSKTKIAILLTDGYSTAGVDKVPLDVALDMAKKEGVKVYPIGIGAPNEYNRAVLAKIAQDTNGVAYGASSASQLKEIYEKIDKLEKSDIKNETFTYKNYYYFYPLFVALLSLMLYVYLRNKRGGM is encoded by the coding sequence ATGATGGTTTTAGCTTTGATGTCACCTGTAAAAGATGAACCGTATGAATTAAAGCCTAAAAAAGGGTATGAGATAGCACTAATTTTAGATACTTCCGAGTCTATGGCACAACGCGGTTTTGATATGCTTAATCCTGGTGCCAGCCGTTTTGATGTTGTCAAAAACATTGTAAGCGACTTTATCCAAAAACGGCAAAACGATAATATGGGACTGGTAGTATTTGGGCAGTATTCATTTATAGCTTCACCGCTTACATACGATAAAAATATCCTGTCCTCTTTGGTAATGCAACTGCATGAAGGGATTGCGGGAAAATATACGGCACTTTATGAAGGACTTGCACAAGGGGTACACCTGTTAAAAGAGAGTGATTCCAAGACAAAAATAGCAATTTTATTAACTGACGGTTACTCAACAGCAGGAGTTGATAAGGTTCCCCTTGATGTAGCCCTTGATATGGCAAAAAAAGAGGGTGTAAAAGTGTATCCAATCGGAATTGGTGCACCGAATGAGTACAACCGGGCAGTGCTTGCGAAAATTGCACAAGATACAAACGGTGTAGCCTACGGGGCTTCGAGTGCTTCACAATTAAAAGAGATCTATGAGAAGATAGACAAGTTGGAAAAGTCGGATATTAAAAACGAGACTTTTACATATAAAAACTATTACTATTTTTATCCGCTTTTCGTGGCACTTTTATCTTTAATGCTTTACGTATATCTTCGTAATAAACGGGGAGGTATGTGA